The DNA segment CATCGGTTAAGGTCAAGTATCAGGGCAAGGAATATTGTTCAGGCTGCCACGCAGACAAGGTTCAGACCATCGATAAAACACCTCACGCGATCATTCAGTGTGAAAACTGCCATGGGCCGGCAAACGACGCAATAGCGGATCATCCTTCTGAACAGCGGCCCAAACTCACGATTGACAGGACGAGAGCGCAATGTCTCAGATGCCACTTAAAACTCGTCTATCCCACAAGCGGAAGAGCAAATATCAGGGGCATAGACCCTGAAAAACACAATCCGGACATCGAATGTGTCATGTGCCACAATCCTCATAAGCCCGGTCTGGAGGGATTGAAATGAACAGAAGAGAATTCCTGAAAAATACGGCAAAGGCAGTGGCCGGAGTCACCGTGCCGCTTGCCGCCATCGAGATCTTGAGCCCGGCACGGGTGCAGGCACTGAAGGCCGACAGTTCTGTGCGCTGGGCATTCCTTGTGGATACTTACAAATGCGTAGGTTGCGGTCTCTGCGTAAAGGCCTGCAAGAACGAGAACGAGATCCCTTATGAAGCCAATGTCACAAGGACCTGGGTCGAGCGTTATGTTCTGACCAAAGACGGAAAGTTGTATGCTGATTCGCCGAAGGGCGCGCGCGATGGCTTCACGAGTGCCAAGATCGACTTGGGAATGGGAAAATTCCAGGATATCAGGAAAGAAGATATTAAAAAAGCATTTTTCGTCCCAAAACTCTGCAACCAGTGCGAAAATCCTCCCTGCGTTCAGGTCTGCCCTGTAGGCGCTACGTATCAGGCTCCGGACGGCGTTGTCCTTGTAGACAGGACCTGGTGCATCGGCTGCGGTTACTGCATCATGGGATGTCCCTATGGCGTCCGCTTCTTTCATCCCAAGTACCATACGGCAGAAAAATGCAATTTCTGCTACCACCGGATCAATAAGGGACTAAAGACCGCATGCGTACAGGCCTGCCCGTTTGGTGCGCGGCAGATAGGGAATATCAAAGACCCCAATGATCCGGTTGCAAAGATCATAACAACAGAACGGGTAGGCATACTGAAGAGTGAATTCGGCACAAAGCCGCAGGTCTTCTATATCGGGCTGGATGAGGAGGTGCGTTAGATGGTACATGGAGAACTCTGGACACTGAAGGAGCTTTTTGTCACACCAAATGAGTATATCTACTGGTCAGTTCAGATCGTAATGTATCCTTTCATGACCGGTCTGGTAGCAGGAGCCTTTGTCCTGTCATCACTCTATCATGTCTTTGGCATCAAGGAGCTTAAGGACATCGCGCGCTTTGCCCTGGTTTTTTCGTTCGCCCTTCTCTTTGCCGCTCCGGTACCGATCATCCTGCACCTTCAGCATCCGTTCAGGGGCATAAATAACCTGATGACGCCCCATTTTACCTCAGCCATTGCAGCCTTTGGCATTGTCTTTTCGACCTATGGGGCTATTGTTGCGTCCGAACTCTGGTTTCTGTACAGGAAGCATTTTGTAGAACAGTCTCAATTCCTCAAAAAGAAGCAGGACAAGGACTTTGGCGAGAAACTGTTTTACCTGATTTATACAGCGCTTACGCTCGGATCTTTTGATATCAGCAAAGAAGCGCAGCACAAGGATGAAAAAGCGATCAAGATACTGGCTGCCATCGGTATTCCGGTCGCCTGCTTCCTGCATGGATATGCTGGATTCATCTTCGGATCTGTCAAGGCGAACGCCCTCTGGATGACACCGCTCATGCCGGTCATCTTCATCATGTCTGCAGTCGTTTCCGGCATAGCCCTCTGCATGCTGACCTATATCGTGACCATGGAGATCAGAAAATTCCTCGCTTGCAAAAAGCAGTCCCCGACGTATTCGCCCGAGTGCCGCGAAGAAATAAAGAGTGTCGAGGTCAATGTCATCAAGATGACAGCAAAGTATCTGCTTTTCTTCCTGATCTTTGCGA comes from the Nitrospirota bacterium genome and includes:
- a CDS encoding cytochrome C, with amino-acid sequence MKNHVFRPLFAVIGLVVIVLVIRVFYVPKDFGVHERGYMYGWYREGNVSEWKTSVKVKYQGKEYCSGCHADKVQTIDKTPHAIIQCENCHGPANDAIADHPSEQRPKLTIDRTRAQCLRCHLKLVYPTSGRANIRGIDPEKHNPDIECVMCHNPHKPGLEGLK
- a CDS encoding 4Fe-4S dicluster domain-containing protein translates to MNRREFLKNTAKAVAGVTVPLAAIEILSPARVQALKADSSVRWAFLVDTYKCVGCGLCVKACKNENEIPYEANVTRTWVERYVLTKDGKLYADSPKGARDGFTSAKIDLGMGKFQDIRKEDIKKAFFVPKLCNQCENPPCVQVCPVGATYQAPDGVVLVDRTWCIGCGYCIMGCPYGVRFFHPKYHTAEKCNFCYHRINKGLKTACVQACPFGARQIGNIKDPNDPVAKIITTERVGILKSEFGTKPQVFYIGLDEEVR
- the nrfD gene encoding polysulfide reductase NrfD encodes the protein MVHGELWTLKELFVTPNEYIYWSVQIVMYPFMTGLVAGAFVLSSLYHVFGIKELKDIARFALVFSFALLFAAPVPIILHLQHPFRGINNLMTPHFTSAIAAFGIVFSTYGAIVASELWFLYRKHFVEQSQFLKKKQDKDFGEKLFYLIYTALTLGSFDISKEAQHKDEKAIKILAAIGIPVACFLHGYAGFIFGSVKANALWMTPLMPVIFIMSAVVSGIALCMLTYIVTMEIRKFLACKKQSPTYSPECREEIKSVEVNVIKMTAKYLLFFLIFAISLELLDLIFRGYTATKSWDVLRSVIYEKDFNSIFVFQYGIGNLIPFILFLLPGMTIRRAVVGVVLVMFGVFMMRWNVVIGGQAFSLTFAGYMHYHLPIIPHDWETLKEGLFGALAVFIMPFVLFFFLTKIFPIFGLKESH